A DNA window from Ignavibacteriales bacterium contains the following coding sequences:
- a CDS encoding LD-carboxypeptidase yields the protein MKIIKPKRLKHGDVIGICAPASPPASAEKLNDGIKYIERCGFRIEVGRHLNRRHGYLAGTDKERAEDLNNLFANKNVKAIFAARGGYGTQRILPLLDYRMIKNNPKIVVGYSDITALHLALIEKVGLVSFSGPMAAVEMSEGLKGEIEERFWDGLMSVKPPKPIIAKNISSTFKRDGKAEGRLLAGNLSLVAAMCGTKYFPRFKKFVLMIEEIDEKPYRIDRMLEQLKLAGLFNACDGVALGKFISCVPDKGKPSLTLQQVFKDQFGSYKFPVVSEIPYGHFKASLPFVVGVKVRFNGDKNILQFSEAGVC from the coding sequence ATGAAAATCATAAAACCCAAACGGTTAAAACATGGCGACGTAATCGGCATTTGCGCGCCGGCAAGCCCGCCCGCCTCGGCGGAGAAACTGAATGACGGCATAAAATATATCGAGCGATGCGGATTCAGGATTGAAGTGGGCAGACATCTGAACCGAAGACACGGTTATCTCGCAGGCACCGATAAAGAACGCGCGGAAGATTTAAATAATCTTTTCGCCAACAAAAATGTAAAAGCAATCTTTGCCGCCCGTGGCGGTTACGGCACACAGCGAATTTTGCCTTTGCTTGATTACCGTATGATAAAAAATAATCCCAAGATTGTTGTCGGTTACAGCGATATTACCGCGCTTCATCTTGCGCTTATTGAAAAAGTCGGGTTGGTATCATTCTCGGGTCCGATGGCGGCGGTGGAGATGAGCGAGGGATTGAAAGGTGAAATCGAAGAACGGTTTTGGGACGGATTGATGTCGGTTAAACCGCCAAAGCCGATTATTGCAAAAAATATAAGTTCCACTTTCAAGAGAGACGGAAAAGCGGAAGGAAGATTGCTGGCAGGAAATCTTTCTCTTGTTGCCGCAATGTGCGGCACCAAATATTTCCCGCGATTTAAAAAATTCGTTTTGATGATTGAAGAAATAGACGAGAAACCGTACCGCATAGACAGGATGCTGGAGCAATTGAAACTTGCGGGACTGTTTAATGCTTGCGACGGTGTCGCGCTGGGAAAATTTATTTCGTGTGTGCCCGATAAAGGCAAACCATCGTTAACGCTTCAGCAAGTTTTTAAAGATCAGTTTGGGAGTTATAAGTTTCCCGTAGTTTCCGAAATTCCTTACGGACATTTCAAAGCGTCGCTGCCGTTTGTCGTTGGAGTGAAAGTGAGATTCAACGGGGATAAAAATATTTTGCAGTTTTCGGAGGCGGGGGTTTGTTAA
- a CDS encoding metallophosphoesterase family protein, with translation MRIAIISDIHSNLEALTEAFEIIEEKKVDEIVCLGDIIGYGASPNECLNLIRQNCKQILLGNHESVIVNPDQINDFSPNAKIAAMWTYKHLTDENKSFIKNLPMEFKLEELLFVHSSPFEPEEWHYIVSGEDRNFNFKFYEENICFFGHTHFPGVYTENGKTENINRDEKYLINVGSVGQPRDHDPRLSFGIFDTEQWSYENIRTEYDVKTTSEKILSAGLPKYLAERLSVGR, from the coding sequence ATGCGTATAGCAATTATATCGGATATTCATTCGAATCTTGAAGCTTTGACAGAAGCTTTTGAGATTATCGAAGAAAAAAAAGTTGATGAGATTGTCTGCCTCGGCGACATAATAGGGTATGGAGCAAGTCCCAACGAATGTTTAAATTTAATTCGCCAAAACTGTAAGCAGATTCTTTTGGGCAATCATGAAAGTGTTATTGTTAATCCTGATCAAATCAATGATTTCAGCCCCAACGCAAAAATTGCGGCGATGTGGACATACAAACATCTAACCGACGAAAACAAATCGTTTATAAAAAACCTTCCGATGGAGTTTAAGCTGGAAGAGTTGTTGTTCGTTCACTCATCCCCTTTCGAACCTGAAGAATGGCACTACATTGTCTCAGGTGAAGATAGAAATTTCAACTTTAAATTCTACGAGGAAAATATTTGTTTCTTCGGGCATACACATTTTCCGGGTGTTTATACCGAAAACGGCAAAACAGAAAATATTAATCGTGACGAAAAATATTTGATAAACGTTGGAAGCGTTGGACAGCCCCGCGATCACGATCCTCGGCTTAGTTTTGGTATCTTTGATACGGAACAATGGAGCTACGAAAATATCCGCACGGAGTACGACGTTAAAACAACATCGGAAAAAATATTATCGGCGGGATTACCAAAGTATCTTGCAGAAAGATTGTCTGTCGGCAGATGA
- a CDS encoding asparagine synthetase B: MFIQTFLTILFFATSLFAQKILVPLDLKQTDHLKAYGVAYWALTKNIEVDWLLNYRSGSFMIDALDLVKQECRVRGVYFEDLGGVGASQIYAEIQDENNNMDVIRLEKAPKIAVYVPPNILPWDDAVTLVMQYAEIPYDKIWDTDVLRDSLFKYDWIHLHHEDFSGQYGKFYAQFASAPWYVEQQVMYEKEAKELGYKKVSDMKKAVSRKIKEYIASGGFMFAMCSATDAFDIALAAENTDICDVIYDGDPPDINFQKKLDFTKCLAFENFTLEKNPLVYEYSDIDIPPSPIAPTLVNQETDYFTLFEFSAKYDPVPTMLTQDHANIIKGFMGQTTNFKKNLIKKPVTILAEKEGTEEVRYIHGNFGRGTFTFYGGHDPEDYQHAVGDPPTDLSLHKNSPGYRLILNNILFPAAKKKQQKT, encoded by the coding sequence ATATTTATTCAAACCTTTCTGACAATTTTATTTTTTGCAACATCTCTCTTCGCTCAGAAAATTCTTGTCCCCTTAGACCTAAAACAAACCGATCATTTAAAAGCGTACGGCGTGGCTTATTGGGCTCTCACAAAAAACATAGAAGTCGACTGGCTTCTGAATTACAGATCAGGTTCTTTTATGATTGACGCTCTGGATTTGGTAAAGCAGGAATGCCGCGTGCGAGGTGTTTACTTCGAAGATCTTGGCGGAGTTGGGGCTTCACAAATCTATGCAGAAATTCAAGATGAAAATAATAATATGGATGTGATCCGTTTGGAGAAGGCACCGAAGATTGCCGTTTATGTTCCGCCAAACATACTTCCGTGGGATGATGCCGTAACGCTGGTGATGCAATACGCCGAAATTCCTTATGATAAAATTTGGGACACCGATGTTCTGAGAGATTCACTGTTTAAATACGATTGGATTCATCTCCATCACGAAGATTTCAGTGGACAGTACGGAAAGTTTTACGCGCAGTTTGCTTCAGCCCCATGGTATGTTGAGCAACAGGTGATGTACGAAAAAGAAGCGAAAGAACTTGGCTATAAAAAAGTATCCGACATGAAAAAAGCGGTTTCCCGGAAGATCAAAGAATATATCGCATCAGGCGGATTCATGTTCGCGATGTGTTCCGCAACCGACGCGTTTGATATCGCGCTTGCCGCCGAAAACACGGATATATGTGATGTTATATACGATGGAGATCCGCCCGATATAAACTTTCAGAAAAAACTCGATTTCACGAAATGTCTCGCTTTTGAAAATTTCACGCTCGAAAAAAATCCGTTGGTGTACGAATATTCCGACATCGATATCCCGCCAAGCCCGATAGCTCCGACTTTGGTTAATCAGGAAACGGATTATTTCACGTTGTTCGAATTTTCGGCAAAATACGATCCCGTTCCCACGATGCTCACACAAGACCACGCGAATATCATCAAAGGATTCATGGGACAAACCACGAATTTTAAAAAGAACTTGATTAAAAAACCGGTTACAATACTCGCGGAAAAAGAAGGAACTGAAGAAGTGCGTTACATCCATGGAAATTTTGGCAGGGGAACGTTCACTTTTTACGGCGGGCACGATCCCGAAGATTACCAGCATGCGGTCGGCGATCCGCCAACCGATTTATCGCTTCACAAGAATTCTCCCGGCTACCGGCTCATCTTAAATAATATTTTATTCCCGGCGGCAAAAAAGAAACAACAAAAAACCTGA
- a CDS encoding SDR family oxidoreductase, translating into MENDLLNRVIIVTGASSGIGKATALMAIERGASVSFVARRENELKAFCSKLSADKFEIIPADLTKEEDRQRTVNQTIKRFGGIDVLVNAAGIIGNGTIENTTLEFWDNMMDINLRSLFRLTQIALPSIIERRGNIVNVSSVTGVRAFPNVLAYCVSKAGVDQLTHCAALELGPKGVRINAVDPGVVLTNLHRNSGIQEEAYQKFLEHSRTTHPIGRVGKPEDIAELILFLASDRAGWITGGSFNIDGGRAQTCAR; encoded by the coding sequence ATGGAAAATGATTTACTAAATAGAGTCATCATAGTTACCGGCGCTTCAAGCGGTATAGGAAAAGCAACAGCACTTATGGCAATTGAACGCGGCGCGAGTGTTTCATTCGTTGCTCGACGAGAAAATGAACTTAAAGCTTTTTGCTCCAAACTCTCGGCCGATAAATTTGAAATCATACCTGCCGATCTCACAAAAGAAGAAGACAGGCAGCGAACTGTGAATCAAACAATTAAACGATTCGGCGGTATAGATGTGCTTGTCAACGCTGCCGGCATAATCGGCAATGGCACAATTGAGAATACAACTCTCGAGTTTTGGGATAATATGATGGATATTAATCTCCGATCTTTATTTCGCCTGACTCAGATTGCTCTCCCTTCTATAATAGAGAGGAGAGGAAACATCGTGAATGTATCCAGTGTTACGGGTGTCCGCGCGTTTCCGAATGTACTCGCGTATTGTGTAAGCAAAGCGGGTGTCGATCAACTCACCCATTGTGCCGCGTTGGAATTAGGACCAAAAGGTGTCCGCATAAATGCCGTTGATCCCGGTGTAGTTCTCACCAATCTTCATCGTAACAGCGGTATACAGGAAGAAGCGTATCAGAAATTTCTTGAACACAGTAGAACCACTCATCCGATCGGCCGCGTGGGAAAACCGGAAGATATTGCGGAACTGATTTTGTTCCTCGCCTCGGATCGAGCAGGATGGATAACCGGCGGAAGTTTCAATATTGATGGCGGAAGAGCGCAAACCTGCGCGAGATAA